From the genome of Cytobacillus firmus, one region includes:
- a CDS encoding sigma-54 interaction domain-containing protein — MIETQSISKEVLAAILKGIDEGIHVVDLNGITIFYNEIAARHDGLEVSEVIGKPVLKVFPSLDKETSTLLKVMKTKAPIYNQTQSYVNLHGAQIETINTTLPITVNGKVAGAVEIAKDYSRLKLLSESLLDLRKKIKQPLNKAAAANNVQYTLDSLLTINKEMKNIKKEAAKLAKSDSSILVFGESGCGKELFVQGLHHSSSRTEGPFIAQNCAAIPESLLESILFGTAKGSYTGAVDRPGLFELADGGTLFLDEIHAMPIELQAKLLRVLEDGIVRRVGSPKSSQVNVRVIAAMNIHPVEALEKNQMRKDLFYRLNVLTFGLLPLRERKEDIEFLALYFIKQFNQVLHKSLSGIGEDVLAFFRQYHWPGNVRELKHTIEYMMNVCEEDLLKAEDLPVIMKQQLQKNKQDFSLKIQPLKASMEKQEKALIEKALQETNGNIKKAAKLLEVPRQTLQYKLAKYNIEMNNRILVSNTHEGAE; from the coding sequence ATGATTGAAACTCAAAGTATTTCTAAAGAAGTTCTGGCCGCCATATTAAAAGGCATTGATGAAGGGATTCATGTAGTGGATTTGAATGGAATTACCATTTTTTATAATGAAATAGCTGCTAGACATGATGGTCTGGAGGTTTCCGAGGTAATCGGAAAACCTGTTCTGAAAGTCTTTCCTTCATTGGATAAAGAGACAAGCACTTTATTAAAAGTTATGAAAACAAAAGCACCGATTTATAATCAGACTCAGTCCTATGTAAACCTCCATGGTGCACAAATAGAAACCATCAATACCACTCTCCCTATAACTGTTAATGGGAAGGTAGCGGGAGCTGTCGAGATTGCCAAGGACTATTCCAGATTGAAGCTTCTTTCTGAAAGCCTTCTTGATTTGCGCAAAAAAATAAAACAGCCCCTCAACAAAGCGGCTGCTGCCAATAATGTACAGTATACACTGGATAGCCTTCTCACAATAAATAAGGAAATGAAAAATATTAAAAAGGAAGCAGCCAAACTGGCAAAATCCGATTCTTCCATTCTTGTGTTTGGGGAAAGCGGGTGCGGAAAGGAGCTCTTTGTTCAGGGGCTTCATCATTCTTCCTCAAGAACTGAAGGCCCATTTATTGCACAGAACTGTGCGGCAATACCGGAGTCCTTGCTTGAAAGCATTCTTTTTGGGACTGCTAAAGGAAGCTATACTGGAGCAGTAGACCGGCCGGGGCTATTTGAATTAGCCGATGGCGGGACACTCTTTCTCGATGAAATACATGCCATGCCGATTGAACTGCAGGCTAAACTGCTTAGAGTGCTGGAGGATGGCATTGTCCGAAGAGTAGGAAGTCCGAAGAGTTCACAGGTCAATGTACGGGTGATTGCAGCCATGAATATCCATCCAGTGGAAGCACTTGAGAAAAACCAAATGAGAAAGGACTTATTTTACCGCTTAAACGTTCTCACATTCGGGCTCCTGCCGCTAAGGGAGAGAAAGGAAGATATTGAATTTCTTGCCCTTTATTTTATTAAGCAATTTAATCAGGTGTTACACAAAAGCCTCTCAGGAATCGGAGAGGATGTGCTGGCCTTTTTCAGACAATACCATTGGCCCGGAAACGTCAGGGAATTAAAGCATACAATCGAGTACATGATGAATGTCTGTGAAGAAGACTTACTTAAAGCTGAGGATTTGCCAGTTATAATGAAACAGCAGCTTCAAAAGAATAAACAGGATTTTTCATTAAAAATCCAGCCATTAAAGGCAAGTATGGAAAAGCAGGAAAAAGCTTTAATCGAAAAGGCTCTTCAAGAAACAAACGGAAATATAAAAAAAGCCGCAAAGCTATTAGAGGTGCCCCGTCAGACACTGCAATATAAACTGGCCAAATATAATATTGAAATGAATAACAGAATCCTGGTTAGTAACACTCATGAAGGTGCCGAGTAA
- the ablB gene encoding putative beta-lysine N-acetyltransferase has translation MNNTASVKTLKNEGFVAEFYLDSFNKRLRVDDYAGKLADAVHEAEKTAKEYQYEKLIFRGRVENYIDLLAMGFQCEAVIDGYFRGSDQYFFCKYFSDERRTNEHWISEDSIVKNVTALERNPDVIMPPSEYQLIKITEQDAEKMAELYSEVFKIYPTPLHDPSYIKKTIREGTIYYAFKYKGDLVSAASAEVNLFYKNAELTDCATLPSHRKHGLMKILLEKLEKDLKSQGVFCAYSIARALSFGMNAVLHQLGYSYRGRLLNNCYIFDKLENMNVWVKNLAYSD, from the coding sequence ATGAATAATACTGCTTCGGTAAAAACATTAAAAAACGAAGGCTTTGTGGCCGAATTCTATCTTGATTCATTCAATAAACGATTAAGGGTAGACGATTATGCAGGTAAATTGGCAGATGCCGTCCATGAAGCAGAGAAAACAGCAAAAGAATACCAGTATGAGAAATTAATTTTCAGGGGAAGAGTTGAAAATTATATAGATCTTCTTGCGATGGGGTTTCAGTGCGAGGCTGTTATCGACGGATATTTCCGCGGCTCTGATCAATACTTTTTCTGTAAGTATTTTTCTGACGAAAGGAGAACTAATGAACACTGGATCTCTGAAGACAGCATCGTTAAAAATGTAACCGCCCTTGAAAGAAACCCGGATGTCATTATGCCTCCTTCTGAATATCAGCTTATAAAAATAACGGAGCAGGATGCTGAAAAAATGGCTGAACTATACAGTGAAGTATTTAAGATTTATCCAACACCTCTTCATGATCCCTCATATATAAAAAAGACAATCCGGGAAGGAACCATTTATTACGCATTTAAGTATAAAGGTGACCTTGTCAGTGCTGCATCAGCGGAGGTCAATCTTTTTTATAAAAACGCAGAACTGACAGATTGTGCGACACTCCCATCCCACCGTAAACATGGTTTAATGAAAATACTCCTCGAAAAATTGGAAAAAGATCTAAAATCGCAGGGTGTATTCTGTGCCTACTCCATCGCCAGAGCGCTGTCATTCGGTATGAATGCCGTTCTGCATCAGCTTGGCTATTCCTATCGGGGCCGTCTTCTTAACAACTGCTATATTTTCGATAAACTTGAAAATATGAATGTCTGGGTAAAGAATTTAGCCTATTCGGATTGA
- a CDS encoding aldehyde dehydrogenase family protein — MKQHLWISGKFKETENYKALKSPYSGEVIAEVAMATPSDVKSAIDAAEQSRKVIADMPAHKRAEILENVVAIMKEEKEECAKIIALEASKPIKAARGEVDRTIMTYTFAAQEARRLYGETIPMDAAPGGEGRVSYTVREPLGIIGAITPFNFPMNLVAHKVGPAIAAGNTVVLKPASQTPMSAYKIADIFHRAGLPAGVLNVVTGSGGTVGDVLVADGRISMITFTGSPEVGRQIREHAGLKRVTLELGSNSAVVVDENADVEKIVPRIAAGAFAFQGQVCISVQRIYVHKSLCQTFAERFVEEAKKLKIGDPLNEDTDISAMISRSDTERAETWIKSAIESGAELALGGNATDNTLYPTVLLNVDKSEKISCEEAFAPVVHINSFSSFEEALALVNDSDFGLQAGVFTNDVNKAFKAAKVLHVGGVMVNDFPTFRVDHMPYGGVKMSGMGREGIKYAVEEMTEMKLISFKID; from the coding sequence TTGAAACAACATTTATGGATCAGCGGAAAGTTCAAGGAAACAGAGAATTACAAAGCATTAAAGAGCCCTTATAGCGGGGAGGTTATTGCAGAAGTTGCCATGGCAACTCCTTCCGATGTGAAGTCAGCAATTGATGCGGCAGAACAATCCAGAAAAGTAATAGCTGATATGCCTGCCCATAAACGGGCGGAAATACTGGAAAATGTGGTCGCCATCATGAAGGAGGAAAAAGAGGAGTGCGCAAAAATTATTGCGCTAGAAGCTTCAAAGCCGATAAAGGCTGCTAGAGGAGAAGTTGACCGCACCATCATGACATATACCTTCGCTGCCCAGGAAGCGCGCAGACTTTATGGAGAAACAATCCCAATGGATGCGGCTCCGGGAGGAGAAGGCAGAGTCTCCTATACAGTACGTGAGCCTCTCGGGATTATCGGAGCCATCACGCCATTCAATTTTCCTATGAACCTGGTTGCGCATAAAGTGGGACCGGCTATTGCGGCCGGCAACACGGTTGTTTTAAAACCTGCATCTCAAACGCCAATGTCGGCCTACAAAATTGCTGATATTTTCCACAGAGCAGGACTTCCTGCCGGAGTGCTGAATGTGGTAACCGGAAGCGGCGGAACGGTTGGGGATGTACTTGTTGCCGACGGACGCATATCAATGATTACTTTTACAGGCAGCCCGGAAGTAGGCAGGCAGATCCGCGAACATGCAGGCTTGAAGAGAGTAACACTTGAATTAGGTTCGAATTCAGCAGTTGTTGTGGATGAGAATGCAGACGTGGAGAAAATTGTCCCGCGTATCGCAGCCGGGGCTTTTGCCTTCCAGGGTCAGGTATGTATTTCCGTGCAGCGCATCTATGTGCATAAATCTCTCTGCCAGACATTTGCCGAGCGTTTTGTAGAGGAAGCCAAAAAGCTGAAAATCGGCGATCCGCTTAATGAGGATACGGATATTTCAGCGATGATCTCCCGGAGTGACACTGAACGCGCAGAGACCTGGATCAAGAGTGCCATAGAAAGCGGAGCGGAGCTTGCTCTTGGCGGGAATGCGACAGATAATACATTGTATCCGACCGTCCTGCTGAATGTTGACAAATCTGAAAAAATTTCTTGTGAGGAAGCATTTGCACCAGTGGTTCATATTAATTCATTCAGCAGCTTTGAAGAGGCGCTGGCACTTGTGAATGATTCAGATTTTGGCCTTCAGGCAGGTGTTTTCACCAATGATGTGAACAAAGCCTTCAAAGCAGCAAAAGTGCTTCATGTCGGCGGAGTAATGGTGAACGATTTCCCAACCTTCCGTGTAGACCACATGCCATATGGAGGAGTGAAAATGAGCGGAATGGGACGTGAAGGAATCAAATATGCTGTTGAAGAAATGACAGAGATGAAGCTTATCAGCTTTAAAATTGACTAA
- the gabT gene encoding 4-aminobutyrate--2-oxoglutarate transaminase, with amino-acid sequence MGSINIRTELPGPKAKELLAKKEKNVPKGPFNTMQTFAAKGDGALLTDIDGNTFLDFAGAIGALNVGHCPPRVVEALHAQIDQYLHPCFHVMMYEPYIKLAEKLNSITPGNHSKKTFFLSTGAEAVENAVKIARKYTGRKGIISFERGFHGRTYMSMSLTSKVKPYKYEFGPFAPETYKWPYPYYYRSEGLKDKDHDNALLKRFETFFLSEVPPEEVAAVIMEPVQGEGGFVMPSSHFIKGVKALCEKHGILFIADEVQTGFGRTGKMFAMEHYDVVPDLMTMSKSIGAGLPVSAVTGRADIMDSPNIGEVGGTYGGSPLGCAAALEVIRTIEEEGLLERANEIGSLFTEKFSDFPLKYKQVGDVRSLGAMCAIEFVKDQETKEPNKEIVQEILSKAHNRGLIIMSAGLYGNIIRLLSPLVTTNEQLDEGFSILEEVIGECCT; translated from the coding sequence ATGGGATCAATTAATATAAGAACAGAGCTGCCGGGACCAAAAGCGAAGGAGTTATTGGCTAAAAAAGAGAAGAATGTCCCAAAGGGGCCCTTTAACACGATGCAGACATTTGCTGCTAAAGGGGATGGAGCACTTCTGACAGATATAGATGGGAATACTTTTCTTGATTTTGCGGGGGCAATCGGGGCCCTGAATGTTGGACACTGTCCGCCAAGGGTTGTTGAAGCGCTCCATGCCCAAATTGACCAATATCTTCACCCATGCTTCCATGTCATGATGTATGAGCCTTATATCAAGCTGGCAGAGAAACTCAACAGCATTACACCCGGCAATCACAGCAAAAAAACCTTCTTTTTAAGCACTGGAGCAGAGGCAGTGGAAAATGCGGTTAAAATAGCAAGGAAATATACAGGCAGAAAAGGAATTATATCATTTGAAAGGGGATTCCATGGCCGGACCTATATGTCCATGAGCTTAACGAGCAAGGTAAAACCATATAAATATGAATTCGGGCCATTTGCGCCGGAAACGTATAAATGGCCTTATCCTTATTATTACCGCAGCGAAGGCCTAAAGGATAAAGACCATGATAATGCCCTGCTTAAAAGATTCGAAACGTTTTTTCTGAGCGAGGTGCCGCCTGAAGAAGTCGCTGCTGTCATTATGGAGCCTGTTCAGGGTGAAGGCGGTTTTGTTATGCCGTCTTCCCATTTTATAAAAGGTGTTAAAGCGCTTTGTGAAAAACATGGAATCCTTTTTATTGCTGATGAGGTACAGACAGGATTTGGCAGGACAGGCAAAATGTTTGCCATGGAGCATTATGATGTTGTGCCGGATCTTATGACCATGTCTAAATCAATCGGTGCCGGATTGCCGGTCAGTGCTGTAACTGGAAGAGCAGACATAATGGATTCACCAAATATTGGTGAAGTCGGCGGAACTTATGGAGGCAGTCCGCTAGGCTGTGCAGCTGCATTAGAAGTGATTCGGACGATTGAGGAAGAAGGATTATTAGAAAGAGCAAATGAAATCGGAAGTCTTTTCACTGAAAAATTTTCTGATTTTCCTTTAAAATATAAGCAAGTGGGTGATGTACGTTCTTTAGGAGCAATGTGTGCCATTGAATTTGTTAAAGATCAGGAAACAAAGGAACCCAATAAAGAAATCGTTCAGGAGATCCTGTCAAAGGCACACAATCGCGGCCTCATCATAATGAGCGCCGGCTTATATGGCAATATTATTCGTTTGCTCAGCCCCCTTGTGACAACCAATGAACAGCTTGATGAAGGATTTTCCATACTGGAAGAAGTAATAGGTGAATGCTGCACATAA
- a CDS encoding peptidase, whose amino-acid sequence MNDHAKVKQWLEENKQRGTRLLQQLVQEGSIRGNESSAQAVIIEKCRKLGLTLDIWEIGKEQLIKHPAFCSDRKDFSGNPNVVAVLKGTGGGRSIILNGHIDVVPEGDRNDWEHDPFSGRIEDGKLFGRGSTDMKGGTVSLLLAMEAIIAIGIKLKGDVIFQSVIEEESGGAGTLAAVLRGYSADGAIIPEPTNMKLFPKQQGSMWFRISVKGRSAHGGTRYEGVNAIEKAMYVMTKLQELEKLRNLNIEDPLYSKIPIPIPINIGKIYSGEWPSSVPDIAVIEGRMGVAPDEEMKSAEKELEDCLKEAAQNDPWLKKNPPQVEWFGGRWLPGDLEQDHPLMAVLSESFETVKGKLPAVEASPWGTDGGILSKVGNTPVVVFGPGVTEAAHDVNEFISLEEVFDAAEIIALAILEWCGTNQGEGK is encoded by the coding sequence ATGAATGATCATGCAAAGGTTAAACAATGGCTGGAAGAAAATAAGCAAAGAGGAACAAGACTTCTTCAGCAGCTAGTCCAGGAAGGCAGCATCCGCGGAAATGAAAGCAGTGCACAGGCCGTCATCATTGAAAAATGCCGCAAACTTGGACTAACCCTTGATATTTGGGAAATCGGCAAGGAACAATTGATTAAGCATCCTGCCTTTTGTTCGGATCGAAAGGATTTTTCCGGAAATCCCAATGTGGTGGCTGTTTTGAAAGGAACAGGCGGAGGAAGGTCGATCATCCTCAATGGCCATATTGATGTCGTTCCGGAGGGAGACCGAAATGATTGGGAACATGATCCATTTAGCGGAAGAATTGAAGATGGAAAGCTATTTGGCCGTGGTTCGACCGATATGAAAGGCGGCACCGTTTCGCTCCTGCTTGCCATGGAAGCCATTATTGCGATTGGAATCAAGCTTAAAGGCGATGTGATTTTTCAAAGTGTCATAGAAGAAGAAAGCGGCGGGGCGGGTACATTGGCAGCAGTCCTCAGGGGATACTCAGCGGATGGGGCAATCATTCCCGAACCGACAAATATGAAACTATTTCCAAAACAGCAGGGCTCGATGTGGTTTCGGATATCAGTAAAAGGGCGTTCAGCTCATGGCGGAACCCGATATGAGGGCGTCAATGCCATCGAAAAAGCAATGTATGTGATGACAAAGCTTCAGGAGCTTGAGAAGTTAAGGAACCTTAACATTGAAGACCCGCTCTATTCAAAAATCCCTATTCCGATTCCTATTAATATCGGAAAAATATATAGCGGAGAGTGGCCATCCTCCGTACCGGATATTGCTGTCATAGAGGGAAGGATGGGGGTAGCGCCGGACGAAGAGATGAAATCGGCCGAAAAAGAGCTGGAAGATTGCCTGAAGGAAGCAGCACAAAATGATCCGTGGCTTAAAAAGAATCCTCCTCAAGTTGAATGGTTTGGCGGACGCTGGCTGCCTGGAGATCTGGAGCAGGATCATCCTTTAATGGCTGTATTATCGGAATCCTTTGAAACTGTAAAGGGAAAACTGCCGGCAGTTGAGGCATCACCATGGGGCACGGATGGAGGCATATTATCCAAAGTAGGAAATACACCTGTTGTTGTATTCGGACCAGGTGTAACGGAAGCCGCACATGATGTTAACGAATTTATTTCCTTAGAGGAAGTTTTTGATGCGGCTGAAATTATTGCTCTGGCCATACTGGAATGGTGCGGCACTAATCAGGGAGAGGGGAAATAA
- a CDS encoding 3-oxoacid CoA-transferase subunit B, protein MGMGVEIRNRIAKRAAEEIKNGMIVNLGIGIPSLVPNHLPAGTNVMFHAENGITGMGPSPEKGKEDENLCNAGGFPVSIVKGASYCDSTIAFGMIRRGRVDMTILGSLEVSGKGDLANWIVPGKKVPGMGGAMELAQKAKKVIVLMNQTDKYGNSKIVDECTLPLTSARCVNMIITEMAVFQISAHGLTLTDLFAPHSINEVRAKTGCSFTIAENVRVIN, encoded by the coding sequence ATGGGCATGGGAGTAGAAATTAGAAATCGTATTGCCAAACGTGCTGCTGAGGAAATAAAGAACGGAATGATTGTAAATCTCGGAATTGGAATCCCATCGCTTGTGCCCAATCATTTGCCTGCCGGGACAAACGTAATGTTTCATGCGGAAAATGGCATTACAGGTATGGGGCCAAGTCCGGAGAAAGGGAAAGAAGATGAGAATCTCTGTAATGCAGGAGGTTTTCCGGTTTCCATTGTCAAAGGTGCTTCATATTGCGACAGCACCATTGCATTCGGGATGATACGCAGAGGAAGAGTTGATATGACGATTCTTGGCTCCCTGGAGGTAAGCGGAAAAGGGGATCTGGCCAATTGGATTGTACCGGGAAAGAAAGTTCCAGGTATGGGCGGTGCAATGGAGCTTGCCCAAAAAGCAAAAAAAGTCATTGTCCTTATGAACCAGACAGACAAGTACGGGAACTCCAAAATTGTGGACGAGTGCACCCTGCCTCTTACATCAGCACGCTGTGTAAACATGATTATTACAGAGATGGCTGTCTTTCAAATCTCAGCTCATGGACTCACACTGACTGACTTGTTTGCGCCGCACTCTATAAATGAAGTAAGGGCAAAAACGGGCTGCAGTTTTACAATTGCTGAGAATGTGAGAGTGATTAATTGA
- a CDS encoding CoA transferase subunit A: MENTFNKIIKLDDAMKHFRDGMIIMFGGFGGIGTPPSLIDGILDNGFKDLTLIGNDSGFPHIGIGKVVSQGRAKKMIASHIGSNPVAGQLMTDGKMEVEFSPQGILAERIRAGGVGIPAILSDIGLDNDIVTGNKQTCSVGGKKYLVETALTADVSIVFAKKADPYGNLIFDKSARNTNPLVAMAGDMTIAEVEEIVPLGSLDPDEIITPGVFVNYIVPSKGVNWKWAWE, translated from the coding sequence ATGGAGAACACATTTAATAAGATTATTAAACTTGATGATGCAATGAAGCATTTTCGGGACGGCATGATCATTATGTTTGGCGGCTTCGGCGGAATTGGCACCCCTCCATCCCTTATAGATGGCATTTTGGATAATGGATTCAAAGATTTAACCCTTATTGGCAATGATTCAGGCTTTCCTCATATTGGAATCGGGAAGGTGGTAAGCCAGGGAAGGGCAAAAAAAATGATTGCTTCTCATATTGGCTCAAATCCCGTTGCCGGCCAACTTATGACAGATGGAAAAATGGAGGTGGAATTTTCACCCCAGGGGATATTGGCAGAAAGAATACGCGCTGGCGGAGTCGGCATACCTGCCATTCTTTCAGACATTGGCCTTGATAACGACATTGTGACCGGCAATAAGCAAACATGCAGCGTGGGCGGAAAAAAGTATCTTGTCGAGACGGCACTGACTGCAGATGTATCGATTGTTTTTGCTAAGAAAGCTGATCCTTACGGGAACTTAATTTTTGACAAAAGTGCCAGAAACACAAACCCGCTTGTCGCCATGGCTGGTGATATGACCATTGCGGAAGTGGAAGAAATTGTCCCGCTTGGCAGCCTGGATCCTGATGAAATTATAACACCGGGCGTTTTCGTTAATTATATCGTTCCTTCGAAGGGAGTGAATTGGAAATGGGCATGGGAGTAG
- a CDS encoding aspartate aminotransferase family protein, whose protein sequence is MNQSNLIKPMLDAQYPIIDYGRGVYLYDMDGKEYLDASSGAITANIGHGVEEIIEAMHEQAKKVSFVYRSQFTSGAAEKLAHKIAEAAIGDLNWSFFVNSGSEATETAMKIAIQYWQEKGIVTKTKVLSRWMSYHGITLGALSMSGHTGRRARFIPLLEDFPVIHPPYCYRCPYNLEAPECGYLCAHELETVIKRIGPENIAAFIAEPVIGAAGGAIAPPKDYYRIIKEICERNDILFIADEVMTGFGRTGTMLACEHWNIKPDIVALGKGMGAGYAPIAAALVSDEVMEPILAGSKSIMSGHTLSANPQSCAVSLAVLEYIEKNNIIPEAESKGVYLRNKLTKLQSKFPFIGDVRGKGLMVGLEFVMDPLTKEPFTKSFGLTQRLIQEAQEQGLLIYPAGAGTNGTDGDAVLIAPPLTITKREIDDLVKRFEKTLQIFADHLNPGEEEAE, encoded by the coding sequence ATGAACCAGTCGAACTTGATTAAGCCGATGCTTGATGCGCAGTACCCGATCATAGATTATGGCAGGGGAGTTTATTTATATGACATGGACGGAAAGGAATACCTGGATGCGTCATCTGGCGCGATAACAGCCAATATTGGCCATGGTGTGGAGGAAATCATTGAGGCAATGCATGAACAGGCAAAAAAAGTTTCTTTTGTATATCGATCGCAATTTACGAGCGGGGCAGCTGAAAAGCTTGCCCATAAAATAGCGGAGGCTGCGATTGGCGACTTGAATTGGAGCTTTTTTGTGAACAGCGGGTCTGAGGCCACAGAAACAGCTATGAAAATAGCGATTCAGTACTGGCAGGAAAAAGGCATTGTGACAAAAACAAAGGTGCTCTCAAGGTGGATGAGCTATCATGGCATAACCCTTGGAGCTTTATCAATGTCAGGACATACGGGCAGAAGGGCTCGCTTCATACCGCTGCTGGAGGATTTCCCTGTCATTCATCCTCCATATTGCTATAGGTGCCCATACAATCTGGAAGCCCCTGAATGCGGTTATCTGTGTGCACATGAACTTGAAACCGTCATTAAACGGATAGGGCCAGAGAATATTGCTGCGTTTATCGCAGAGCCAGTCATTGGGGCTGCAGGGGGGGCTATTGCACCTCCAAAGGATTACTACCGGATAATCAAAGAAATTTGTGAGCGGAATGACATATTATTTATTGCTGATGAGGTGATGACTGGTTTTGGCAGAACAGGCACCATGCTTGCCTGTGAGCATTGGAATATAAAGCCTGATATCGTCGCACTTGGAAAAGGAATGGGAGCCGGGTATGCCCCGATTGCGGCTGCACTTGTAAGCGATGAAGTAATGGAGCCCATACTGGCAGGTTCAAAAAGCATTATGAGCGGTCATACGTTAAGTGCTAATCCGCAGTCATGTGCAGTTTCCCTCGCAGTGCTTGAATATATTGAGAAAAACAATATTATCCCGGAAGCAGAAAGCAAAGGAGTGTATTTAAGAAATAAATTGACTAAGCTGCAATCCAAATTTCCCTTTATTGGTGATGTAAGGGGAAAAGGGCTAATGGTCGGACTTGAATTTGTAATGGATCCTCTGACTAAAGAGCCGTTTACAAAAAGCTTCGGTCTGACTCAGAGGTTAATACAGGAAGCGCAGGAACAGGGTCTGCTTATTTACCCTGCAGGTGCGGGCACAAATGGTACAGACGGAGATGCCGTATTGATTGCACCGCCGCTGACCATTACCAAAAGGGAAATTGATGATCTGGTAAAGCGGTTTGAAAAGACTTTGCAGATTTTTGCAGATCATTTGAACCCTGGGGAGGAAGAGGCTGAATAA
- a CDS encoding S66 family peptidase: MLAERLKPGDEIRVIAPSRSMAIIKGEQLRIAQERLNQLGFTVTYGKNGEEHDEFFSTSIKERIEDLHDAFTDPNVKGILTVIGGYNANQLLNYIDFEIIKNNPKIFCGFSDITALQGAIYKKTGLITYSGPHFSSFGVKHGFEYTLESFINAVTNDAPYEIAASSHWSDDPWYLDQEDRHFIKNNGYTVIQEGIAEGRLIGGNLCTLNLLQGTEFMPSLKDSILFIEDDEESHALTFDRDLQSLLHLPDARDIKGILIGRFQKNSQVTDEALKKIIVSKKELRGIPVITNVNFGHVQPYATIPIGGKAVIKAQGSESEIWIEQN, translated from the coding sequence ATGCTTGCAGAGCGATTAAAGCCCGGCGATGAGATCCGGGTCATTGCACCGTCCAGAAGTATGGCCATCATAAAAGGAGAACAATTGCGAATTGCCCAGGAGCGGCTGAACCAGCTGGGGTTCACAGTGACATACGGCAAAAATGGAGAAGAGCATGATGAGTTTTTCAGTACTTCTATAAAAGAAAGAATTGAAGATTTGCATGATGCTTTTACTGACCCTAATGTAAAGGGAATTCTGACAGTGATCGGCGGCTATAACGCCAACCAGCTTTTAAATTACATAGACTTCGAGATTATAAAAAATAATCCAAAAATCTTTTGCGGATTTAGTGATATCACTGCACTGCAGGGAGCCATTTATAAAAAAACAGGTTTGATCACCTATTCTGGCCCGCATTTTTCAAGCTTCGGTGTAAAGCATGGGTTTGAGTACACTTTGGAATCTTTTATTAACGCAGTAACAAACGATGCCCCATATGAAATTGCAGCATCATCACATTGGAGTGATGATCCATGGTATCTCGATCAGGAAGACAGGCATTTCATCAAAAATAATGGGTATACGGTAATCCAGGAAGGGATTGCAGAAGGCAGATTAATTGGAGGGAATTTATGCACGCTTAATTTGCTGCAGGGGACAGAGTTCATGCCCTCTTTAAAGGATTCAATCTTATTTATTGAAGATGATGAGGAATCACATGCTCTCACCTTTGATCGGGATCTTCAATCACTTCTGCACCTGCCTGATGCCCGTGACATCAAAGGAATCCTCATTGGAAGGTTTCAGAAAAATTCTCAAGTGACAGATGAAGCACTGAAGAAAATTATTGTATCCAAAAAAGAGCTTCGAGGCATACCTGTAATCACAAATGTAAACTTCGGCCATGTACAGCCCTATGCCACTATCCCAATTGGAGGGAAAGCAGTTATAAAAGCACAAGGTTCTGAAAGTGAAATTTGGATTGAACAGAATTAG